Proteins co-encoded in one Kutzneria chonburiensis genomic window:
- the sthA gene encoding Si-specific NAD(P)(+) transhydrogenase — MRDFDVLVLGSGPGGQKAAIATAKLGKKAAVVERRDMVGGVCIQTGTIPSKTLREAVLYLTGLNQREMYGASYQVKEDITVADLLARTNHVIGREVEVIRSQLTRNHVAMLPGMGHFVDEHTVEVVDGSGRELTVTADKIVIATGTLPARPPTVDFDGKTIIDSDGILALERVPQSMIVVGAGVIGIEYASMFAALGTKVTVVESRERMLEFCDAEVVEALKYHLRDLAVTFRFRETVAAVERHERGAIAVLESGKKIPAEVVMYSAGRQGMTETLQLDKAGLQADKRGRIQVDEYFRTPVPHIYAVGDVIGFPALAATSMEQGRLAAYHACGEPVQAMSTLQPIGIYTIPEISFIGRTEDQLTNDRVPFEIGVSRYRELARGQIIGDSYGVLKLLVSPEDRSILGVHVFGTGATELIHIGQAVMGCGGTVDYLVDAVFNYPTLAESYKVAALDAMNKIRQIERLST; from the coding sequence GTGCGCGACTTTGATGTGCTGGTGCTGGGGTCCGGGCCTGGTGGGCAGAAGGCCGCCATCGCGACGGCCAAGCTGGGCAAGAAGGCGGCCGTGGTGGAGCGGCGCGACATGGTGGGCGGGGTGTGCATCCAGACCGGCACGATCCCGTCCAAGACACTGCGGGAGGCGGTCCTCTACCTGACCGGGCTCAACCAGCGCGAGATGTACGGCGCGAGCTACCAGGTCAAGGAGGACATCACCGTCGCCGACCTGCTGGCCCGCACCAATCACGTGATCGGCCGCGAGGTCGAGGTGATCCGCAGCCAGCTGACCCGCAACCACGTGGCGATGCTGCCGGGCATGGGCCACTTTGTGGACGAGCACACGGTCGAGGTGGTCGACGGCTCCGGCCGCGAGCTGACGGTGACGGCGGACAAGATCGTGATCGCCACCGGCACACTGCCGGCCCGGCCGCCCACAGTGGACTTCGACGGCAAGACGATCATCGACTCGGACGGCATCCTGGCCCTGGAGCGGGTGCCGCAGTCGATGATCGTGGTCGGCGCCGGTGTGATCGGCATCGAGTACGCGTCCATGTTCGCGGCGCTGGGCACCAAGGTCACGGTGGTGGAGTCGCGCGAGCGCATGCTGGAGTTCTGCGACGCCGAGGTGGTCGAAGCGCTCAAGTACCACCTGCGGGACCTGGCCGTCACGTTCCGGTTCCGGGAGACGGTGGCCGCGGTGGAGCGGCACGAGCGGGGCGCGATCGCGGTGCTGGAGAGCGGCAAGAAGATCCCGGCCGAGGTGGTCATGTACTCGGCCGGCCGGCAGGGCATGACCGAGACGCTCCAGCTGGACAAGGCCGGCCTGCAGGCCGACAAGCGCGGCCGGATCCAGGTCGACGAGTACTTCCGCACCCCGGTGCCGCACATCTACGCGGTCGGCGACGTGATCGGCTTCCCGGCGCTGGCCGCGACGTCGATGGAGCAGGGCCGGCTGGCGGCGTACCACGCCTGCGGCGAGCCGGTCCAGGCCATGTCCACGCTACAGCCGATCGGCATCTACACCATTCCGGAGATCAGCTTCATCGGCCGGACCGAGGACCAGCTGACCAACGACCGGGTGCCGTTCGAGATCGGCGTTTCCCGCTATCGGGAGCTGGCCCGCGGCCAGATCATCGGCGACTCCTACGGCGTGCTCAAGCTGCTGGTGTCGCCGGAGGACCGGTCCATCCTCGGTGTGCACGTGTTCGGCACCGGGGCGACCGAGCTGATCCACATCGGCCAGGCCGTGATGGGCTGCGGCGGCACCGTCGACTACCTGGTCGACGCCGTCTTCAACTACCCCACCCTGGCCGAGTCCTACAAGGTCGCCGCCCTGGACGCCATGAACAAGATCCGCCAGATCGAACGCCTCAGCACCTAA
- a CDS encoding ATP-binding protein yields the protein MFVNRVDELAALRQWYEHGRRPAVVWGRRRVGKTALIQHFAADRRAIFHTAAGRPVAGELALLARQAATVAPGQLRDLAARPYTDWDDALDGLAQLAVDEPLLLVLDEFPELVAASPELPGVLRAFLDRAGDRTLLRILLCGSAVRHMEALQEQRAPLYGRFDLSLQVHPFRPADAALLLPDLPPEDRALVYGLVGGIPLYLTWWDQAADVTANLRRLICQPGAPLLTEGQLVLATEVERGEYPSAALHAIASGRTRYGEIKDALRAEPARTLERLVELRLVERMVPVTEAGRVTRQAMYRVADNFLAFYLEIVARFRGEIERGLGESILPVVVDCLDHFMGPRWEEMFRAHLRAVAATGALGEEIVAVGSWWNDKSDVEIDAVVLAGRTRRPVLAGEAKWARSVDGPRLARGLRTKAAAVPAAEPERMRYALCARNTVRAAPSGTLVCTAGDIFGN from the coding sequence GTGTTCGTAAACCGGGTGGACGAGCTGGCCGCGCTGCGGCAGTGGTACGAGCACGGTCGCCGGCCAGCGGTCGTGTGGGGCCGCCGACGCGTCGGCAAAACCGCACTGATCCAGCACTTCGCCGCCGACCGGCGGGCGATCTTCCACACCGCCGCGGGCCGCCCGGTTGCCGGCGAGCTGGCCCTGCTGGCTCGGCAGGCCGCGACCGTGGCGCCGGGCCAGCTGCGTGATCTCGCCGCCCGGCCGTACACGGACTGGGACGACGCTTTGGACGGTCTCGCCCAACTCGCGGTCGATGAGCCGCTGCTGCTGGTGCTCGACGAGTTTCCCGAGCTCGTGGCGGCCTCACCCGAGTTGCCGGGCGTGCTGCGGGCGTTTCTCGACCGCGCCGGCGACCGGACGTTGCTGCGTATCCTGCTGTGCGGCTCGGCGGTCCGGCACATGGAGGCGTTGCAGGAGCAGCGCGCCCCGCTGTACGGGCGGTTCGATCTGTCGCTACAGGTGCACCCGTTCCGCCCGGCCGACGCCGCCTTGCTGCTGCCCGACCTGCCGCCCGAGGATCGGGCTCTCGTCTACGGCCTGGTCGGTGGCATCCCGCTCTACCTGACGTGGTGGGACCAGGCTGCTGATGTCACCGCCAACCTCCGACGGCTCATCTGCCAGCCGGGTGCTCCTTTACTGACCGAGGGACAGTTGGTGCTGGCGACGGAGGTCGAACGCGGCGAGTACCCGTCCGCGGCGCTGCACGCGATCGCGTCGGGCCGCACACGCTACGGGGAGATCAAGGACGCACTGCGGGCGGAGCCGGCCAGGACACTGGAGCGACTGGTCGAGTTGCGGCTGGTGGAGCGCATGGTGCCGGTGACCGAGGCCGGTCGCGTCACCCGGCAGGCGATGTACCGGGTTGCGGACAACTTCCTTGCCTTCTACCTGGAGATCGTGGCCCGGTTCCGCGGTGAGATCGAGCGCGGGCTCGGCGAGAGCATTCTGCCGGTGGTGGTGGACTGCCTCGACCATTTCATGGGGCCCCGCTGGGAGGAGATGTTCCGCGCCCACCTGCGCGCCGTGGCTGCAACCGGGGCACTGGGCGAGGAGATCGTCGCGGTCGGGTCGTGGTGGAACGACAAGTCCGATGTGGAGATCGACGCCGTGGTGCTGGCCGGTCGCACCCGGCGGCCGGTGTTGGCCGGCGAAGCCAAGTGGGCCAGGTCTGTCGATGGCCCCCGGTTGGCCCGTGGGCTGCGCACAAAGGCCGCCGCGGTGCCTGCCGCGGAGCCGGAGAGGATGCGCTACGCCCTGTGCGCCAGGAATACCGTCCGCGCCGCACCCTCCGGCACGCTGGTGTGCACCGCGGGCGACATCTTCGGCAACTAG
- the recG gene encoding ATP-dependent DNA helicase RecG, whose product MTAIDDSLGPLLGKKSADALADGLDLHTVGDLLRHYPRRYDERGKLTSIASLELDEHVTVLADVAKVTRKPMRARRGTMTEVIVTDGTRPLSLVFFSQKIPNLSKLVPGARGLFAGKVGKFNKTVQLTHPEFQLLDDEDSEKAVASFARKLIPVYPAVSGLPTWSIARCVEQVLGMWDGIVDPLPDDLIKRYSLLDLESALKLIHLPDSQSAIDEAKRRLRWDEALSIQLALAQRRKSAAARPAKPSTRRAGGLLDAFDERLPFKLTNGQREIGEVLAEELGGTHPMNRLLQGEVGSGKTLVALRGMLQVVDAGKQAAMLAPTEVLAAQHARSLRDMLGELATAGELGAPEEATRVVLLTGSMNTAQRRQASLDIASGTAGIVVGTHALIQDKVSFAELGFVVVDEQHRFGVEQRDALRGKSGEGVSPHVLVMTATPIPRTVAMTVYGDLEVSALRELPQGRSPITSSVVPIAEKPDWLRRAWERIREEVAAGHQAYVVCPRIGDDEDAEPKGGNSDQRPPLAVTDVLPRLVAGPLKGLRVEMLHGKMPPEDKDAVMRAFAANDVQVLVATTVIEVGVNVPNATVMVIMDADRFGVSQLHQLRGRVGRGSAAGLCLLVSEVPAGTSTMQRLQAVADTLDGFELAQMDLELRREGDILGAAQSGVKSGLKMLSLLDDLDVIEEARAEAQRVIADDPDLTEHPGLAQMLREVVDASRAEYLEKS is encoded by the coding sequence ATGACTGCCATCGACGACTCCCTCGGACCGCTGCTGGGCAAGAAGTCGGCGGACGCGCTGGCCGACGGGCTCGACCTGCACACGGTGGGCGACCTGCTGCGGCACTACCCACGCCGTTACGACGAGCGCGGCAAGCTGACGTCCATCGCCAGCCTCGAGCTGGACGAGCATGTCACGGTGCTGGCGGACGTGGCCAAGGTGACGCGCAAGCCGATGCGGGCCCGGCGGGGCACGATGACCGAGGTGATCGTCACCGACGGCACGCGGCCGCTGAGCCTGGTCTTCTTCAGCCAGAAGATCCCGAACCTGAGCAAGCTGGTGCCGGGCGCGCGGGGGTTGTTCGCCGGCAAGGTCGGCAAGTTCAACAAGACGGTGCAGCTGACCCACCCGGAGTTCCAGCTGCTCGACGACGAGGACAGCGAGAAGGCGGTGGCCTCCTTCGCCCGCAAGCTGATCCCGGTGTATCCGGCGGTCAGCGGCCTGCCGACGTGGAGCATCGCGCGCTGCGTCGAGCAGGTGCTGGGGATGTGGGACGGCATCGTCGACCCGCTGCCGGACGACCTGATCAAGCGGTACAGCCTGCTCGACCTGGAGTCGGCGCTGAAGCTGATCCACCTGCCGGACAGCCAGTCGGCGATCGACGAGGCCAAGCGCCGGCTGCGCTGGGACGAGGCGCTGTCGATCCAGTTGGCGTTGGCGCAGCGGCGGAAGTCGGCGGCGGCCCGGCCGGCCAAGCCGAGCACGCGGCGCGCGGGCGGTCTGCTGGACGCGTTCGACGAGCGGCTGCCGTTCAAGCTGACCAACGGCCAGCGCGAGATCGGCGAGGTGCTGGCCGAGGAGCTCGGCGGCACGCACCCGATGAACCGGTTGCTCCAGGGCGAGGTCGGTTCGGGCAAGACGCTGGTGGCGCTGCGCGGCATGCTCCAGGTGGTGGACGCCGGCAAGCAGGCTGCGATGCTGGCGCCGACGGAAGTCCTTGCGGCGCAACATGCCCGCTCGCTGCGTGACATGTTGGGCGAGCTGGCCACGGCCGGCGAGCTGGGCGCGCCCGAGGAGGCGACGCGGGTCGTGTTGCTGACCGGTTCGATGAACACCGCGCAGCGGCGGCAGGCGTCGCTGGACATCGCGTCCGGCACGGCCGGCATCGTGGTCGGCACGCACGCGTTGATCCAGGACAAGGTTTCCTTCGCGGAACTGGGTTTTGTCGTCGTCGACGAGCAGCACCGGTTCGGTGTCGAGCAGCGGGACGCGTTGCGCGGCAAGTCGGGGGAGGGCGTCAGCCCGCATGTGCTCGTGATGACGGCGACGCCGATTCCGCGCACCGTGGCCATGACCGTCTACGGCGACCTCGAGGTCTCGGCGCTGCGTGAACTGCCGCAGGGCCGGTCCCCGATCACCAGCTCCGTGGTGCCGATCGCGGAGAAGCCGGACTGGCTGCGGCGGGCCTGGGAGCGGATCCGCGAGGAGGTCGCCGCCGGGCACCAGGCGTACGTCGTCTGCCCGCGTATCGGCGACGACGAGGACGCCGAGCCCAAAGGCGGCAACTCCGACCAGCGGCCGCCGCTCGCCGTCACCGACGTGCTGCCGCGCCTGGTCGCCGGTCCGCTCAAGGGGCTTCGGGTCGAGATGCTGCACGGCAAGATGCCGCCGGAGGACAAGGACGCCGTGATGCGCGCGTTCGCCGCCAACGACGTGCAGGTCCTGGTGGCCACCACGGTGATCGAGGTCGGCGTGAACGTGCCGAACGCGACCGTCATGGTGATCATGGACGCCGACCGGTTCGGCGTCAGCCAGTTGCACCAGCTGCGCGGCCGCGTCGGCCGGGGCAGCGCCGCCGGCCTCTGCCTGCTCGTTTCCGAGGTGCCCGCCGGCACGTCCACCATGCAGCGCCTGCAGGCCGTCGCCGACACCCTCGACGGTTTCGAGCTGGCCCAGATGGACCTTGAGCTGCGCCGCGAGGGCGACATCCTCGGCGCCGCCCAGTCCGGCGTGAAGTCCGGCCTGAAGATGCTCTCCCTGCTCGACGACCTCGACGTGATCGAGGAGGCCCGCGCCGAGGCCCAGCGTGTCATCGCCGACGACCCCGACCTGACGGAGCACCCCGGTCTCGCGCAGATGCTCCGGGAGGTCGTTGACGCGTCCCGAGCCGAATACCTGGAGAAAAGCTGA
- a CDS encoding TetR/AcrR family transcriptional regulator, producing MPRPSVEVERRAQILRATCQVIADGGLRNLRISDVARLAGVSGGTVHYYFDTKQDLAQAAFEDCYERSLERRRWLLDSRGDSLTRLRQIVDSYVPGSPETIEAWKVWVELWAESPRSPRLRELNDRLYGDWRRIVADIVRDGQARGQLTDGDPFVLANMLVGMIDGLAVQVLAGSQSMTAGRMRATCLAFVDTVLARAHSR from the coding sequence ATGCCGCGCCCCAGCGTCGAGGTCGAGCGGCGGGCGCAGATCCTGCGGGCCACCTGCCAGGTGATCGCCGACGGCGGGCTGCGCAACCTGCGCATCTCCGATGTCGCCCGGCTGGCCGGCGTCTCCGGCGGGACCGTGCACTACTACTTCGACACCAAGCAGGACCTGGCCCAGGCCGCGTTCGAGGACTGCTACGAGCGGTCGCTCGAACGGCGGCGCTGGCTGCTCGACTCGCGGGGCGACTCGCTGACCCGCCTGCGCCAGATCGTCGACTCGTACGTGCCCGGCAGCCCCGAGACCATCGAGGCATGGAAGGTCTGGGTCGAGTTATGGGCCGAGAGCCCCCGCTCCCCTCGCCTGCGTGAGCTCAACGACCGCCTCTACGGCGACTGGCGCCGCATCGTCGCCGACATCGTCCGTGACGGCCAGGCCCGTGGGCAGCTGACCGACGGCGATCCGTTCGTGCTGGCCAACATGCTCGTCGGCATGATCGACGGGCTGGCCGTCCAGGTGCTCGCCGGCTCGCAGAGCATGACCGCCGGGCGCATGCGCGCCACCTGCCTCGCCTTCGTCGACACCGTCCTGGCGCGCGCTCACTCCAGGTGA
- a CDS encoding Glu/Leu/Phe/Val dehydrogenase dimerization domain-containing protein: MREPYLQVTWTDPVTGCHGYLVIDRLVRGVSSGGLRMRAGCTLDEVRGLAAGVSVKEALNYDPTGRYIPLGGAKGGIDWDPYDPRATDVLRRYLTAMRPYVERFWTMGEDLGLRQSTIDKVLAELGFSSSIQAVYPLLDDERAARARLRKAAQVRVGGLRLKELVGGCGVAEAALVALDRLALPAKDVRAFVQGFGAIGGSTARFLAEAGVQVVGIADVKGIVANQDGLDVERLLRGRDSHGTVDRDDLAPGDHLLPGDQWLDVEADVLVPAAVSYAVDERNVDQVKARVVVEAANMPVLPEAERRLVQRGALVIPDVVANSASGSWWWWTLFGDVQPDSDSAFTKIRSAMRRLVNAVLDEADHAAITPRAAAARIADLAVRDIDAKFGSAA, from the coding sequence GTGCGTGAACCCTACCTTCAGGTCACCTGGACCGACCCCGTGACCGGTTGTCACGGCTATCTCGTGATCGACCGGCTGGTGCGCGGCGTGAGCAGTGGCGGACTGCGGATGCGAGCGGGCTGCACCTTGGACGAGGTTCGCGGGCTGGCCGCGGGCGTTTCGGTCAAGGAGGCGCTCAACTACGACCCCACCGGCCGCTACATCCCTTTGGGCGGCGCGAAAGGCGGCATCGACTGGGATCCGTACGACCCTCGGGCCACCGATGTGCTCCGGCGTTACCTGACCGCGATGCGGCCGTACGTCGAGCGGTTCTGGACCATGGGCGAAGATCTCGGGCTGCGACAGTCCACGATCGACAAGGTGCTGGCCGAACTCGGCTTCTCCTCGTCGATCCAGGCCGTCTACCCGCTGCTCGACGACGAGCGGGCGGCGCGGGCGCGGCTGCGCAAGGCGGCCCAGGTGCGGGTCGGCGGGCTGCGGCTCAAGGAGCTCGTCGGCGGCTGCGGCGTGGCCGAGGCGGCCCTCGTCGCCCTCGACCGGCTGGCCTTGCCGGCCAAGGATGTCCGCGCCTTCGTCCAGGGTTTCGGCGCGATCGGCGGCTCCACCGCCCGCTTCCTCGCCGAGGCCGGCGTGCAGGTCGTCGGCATCGCCGATGTGAAGGGCATCGTGGCCAATCAGGACGGTCTCGACGTGGAACGCCTGCTGCGCGGGCGCGACTCCCACGGCACCGTCGACCGTGATGACCTCGCCCCCGGCGACCATCTGCTGCCCGGCGACCAGTGGCTCGACGTCGAGGCCGATGTCCTCGTCCCCGCGGCCGTGTCCTACGCCGTCGATGAGCGCAACGTCGACCAGGTCAAGGCCCGCGTCGTCGTCGAGGCGGCCAACATGCCCGTGCTTCCCGAGGCCGAACGCCGCCTCGTGCAGCGTGGCGCGCTCGTCATCCCCGACGTCGTCGCCAACTCCGCCAGCGGCAGTTGGTGGTGGTGGACCCTGTTCGGCGACGTGCAGCCCGACTCCGACAGCGCGTTCACCAAGATCCGCTCCGCCATGCGCCGCCTGGTCAACGCCGTGCTCGACGAGGCCGACCACGCCGCCATCACACCCCGCGCCGCCGCCGCGCGTATTGCTGACCTGGCCGTCCGCGACATCGACGCCAAGTTCGGCTCCGCGGCGTGA